The Cellulophaga lytica DSM 7489 nucleotide sequence CCAATAGATTCTTTCCAGTTAGCAGCATCATAAGGATTATTAGTTAAGTAATCACTTATAGCTGCAGAATCATCTATACCCCAATAGTTCATAGAAGCTGTAACAGCGTTGTTGTATGCTGCTTCTGCATCTCCAGTTAATATACCTCTTTGGTAAGCTTCAGCTAATAAAAATTGTACTTCTGCATAAGACATAATTACGTGAGGTGCTGTTGCAGCTCTAACTAAATCGCTTGGTCTAGAAGTTGTAGGCTTTAATACTGTAGCGTCATTATCACTTAAGCCGTAAGGCATACCAACAATTGAACCACTAGAAGCAGGTTTAGCATATACTTCTAACCTTGGGTCACCTAGGTCTGTTAGGGTAGTAACTAAATATTCAGAAACCGCATAATCATCTCTATTATTTATGTTTACATTTCTCCATAATGGGTTAGACCTATCTGGTGCGGCATCAAAAGTAAATAAAGCATTTTCTACATTGCTTGAGATTAAATTAGAAGCTGCAGCTGTTGCATATTGTGTAGCTGTTGCTAAATCAACGTCGGATAGACGTATGGCATATTTTAGCATAAGTGAATTTGTTAACTTAATCCAGCTATCAACATTTCCGTTATAGACTACATCTCCACTGGTAAAAGAAGGAGAGCTAGTGTCAAAACTATTACTTGCTTGTTCTAAAGTTTCTAAAATCCCTAAATAAACATTTTCCTGAGAGTCATAACTTGGCAAGTTAAACTCGCTGTTAATTGCTTCAGTATAAGGAACTGCGCCAAAACCATCAGATAAGAAAGTAAATACTTGAGACGACATTACATCTAAGATATTTTTTCTGTTAGTTTTGATGTTGTCAGATACATCTTGTAATTCTACTAATTCTTTGGCGGAATTTAGTTCTTTAAGTATAGATACATACATTGTAGACCATGTACCATCAAAAGCAGTAATTGTTTGATTGTATCTACTGTCTTCAGTATATTCATTTTCTGCCCACTGTTGTGTCATTAACATACCCCATCCAGCATTAACTCCTGTTCCGGCCATACTGTTGTAGAATGTGTATTCTGCTGTTGTTAGTAGAGTAGAAGGGCTAACTATAACCGCATTGTTAGGGTCAACATTTAGTTCTTCAAGTCCATTATCACATGCGCAGAACATTGTCGCAGAAAGTAATAAGGTAAATATTTTATTTTTTTTCATGATTTAATAATTTAAAATTTAGCAGATAAATTAACACCAAATGATCTTGTTGGTGGAACCTGTGCGTTCTCCAAACCTTGTACGTTACCAGAGCCTGTAATAACTTGAGGGTCAATATATGGTACATCTGCAGAGATTATAGCTAAGTTTCTGCCAAATACACTAAGATTTACACTTGTAAAAGGAAGGTCTTTTAACACTTTAGCAGGTAAAGAATAACTTAATCTTACGTCTCTAAATTTAATAAAGCTAGCATCATAAACGTTAGGAGCAGCTCTATTCCAATATGTTTGGTAATAAGTTTGTGGATCTATTCTTGTAGTATTTACAGCTCCAGTAGATGTTACACCAGGTAAAACCATTCCGTTAGCTCTAGTGTCACTTTCGCCATTAAAGGCTACAGTTTCTGGGTGCATACCTGAGTATTTGGCCCACTGTAAAGAAGTAGAGTGTATTATACCACCTTCTTGAAAATCTATTAAACCAGACAATGTAAAGTTTTTATACGTAAAAGATGTACTTACACCTCCAACCCAGTCAGCAATTGCAGATCCTAGGTAAACTCTATCATCAGTAAATAGGTATGCTCCATCATCACCAACAACTTTGTTTCCGTTGTCATCATAAATGTAATCTTGACCGTACATAGCCATATATGGTTTTCCTTCTTGAATTCTTAAATCAGCAGCCCAAGTTCCACCCATATTAATACTTTCAACTAAAGTTTCGCCATTTTCATCTTTTAACAATTCAACCACTTCATTTTTCTGTTGAGTAAGGTTTAATCCTATATCCCATCTAAAGTTTTCTGTTTGAATTGGAGTACCATTAATTTGGAATTCAAAACCTGAATTTTTCATACTACCAGCATTCAATAATTTTGATGAATAACCTGTAGATGAAGAAGTAGGAACGTTAAAAATTTGATCTTCTGTAAGTCTATCATAGTAAGAAGCATCAATACTTAATCTACTATTAAATAATTTAACTAAAATACCAAATTCTGTTTCTGTAGTTAACTCATTAACTAAGTCAGGATTTTGCTGTGAGTTAGGAACTGTGTACATTGGGAAACTTCCAAAGTTTGGAGTTAAAGGAGAATATACATCAGATAACCTATATGGATCTGCATCATTACCCGCTTGAGCAATACTAGCTCTAAGCTTAACAAAATTTACTACGTTACTACCTTTTATGAAATCTAATTCAGATAAAGCAAAACTTATAGAAGCAGCAGGATAAAAATAGCTATTGTTCTTTTTTGGAAGTGTAGAAGACCAGTCATTTCTAGCAGATAAATCTAAGAATAACATATCTTTAAAACCAAAAGAAGTTGATCCAAATATACTATTAATTCCTTTGTTAGCCTCGTAAGTATCTGTGTTAGCAGCAGCACTAGAATTGCTAATATTGTAAAAACGATCTACTACCAAACCACCAGAAGTTGCAGCAGTTATTCTTTTTGTAAACTGTCTCATCCTGTTAGCACCCAATATACCACTAAAAGTAAAGTCTTCAGAAAAATCTTTTTGATAGTTTAATCTAACCTCAAAGTTGTTTTCTTGGAATTTTCTTTCAGTTTCAACATATTTAGAAGGATCTACTGATCTAAATGGAATACCTTCCATTAAACTAAATTGAGATATATCTGTACCAAATTGAGAAGATAAGCTTAAGTTGTCAGTTATAGCATAGCTAAAGTTAGCGTTACCAAAAACTCTATTTCTAGTATCTTCTTGCATAAAGTTATTTCTAACCCATGATGGATTATCAAAATAATTAGGAGTAGGATCAAAAGAAGTTAAGTTACCAGAAGCATCTGTAACAATTCCTTTTGGGTTCCAAGTGTATTGGTTACCTTCTGTTGTGTTTTGTTGATTTTTAATTCTCTCAACATCTAATTGTGTTTGCCACCATTGGTTAAATCCTTGTAAAGGGTTTCCGTTGCTATAACCTGTAATGTTTCTGTTTTGAGCTTCTGTTTTTATGTAGCTCATTGTTACACCAGCTTTTAATTTTTCTGTTAAATTATAAGTTGTGTTTAGGTTTACTGTATTTCTCTGTAAAGCACCATTAGGAGTTGTACCTGTTTGGTCTACATTAGAATAACCCAATCTAAATGAACCTTTTTCGTTAGCCCCACTTAATGAAACGCTATTCATTAATGTTACACCGGTATTAAAGAATGAATCATATGTGTTATCAGGGGCAACCCAAGGTCTAGTTTCTTTGTAGTTACTAGCTCCTGGATCCCAAGAATCCCAATGTCTCACATTTACATTTGGGTCAAATTTAGGACCCCAAGATCCATCTTTTCCGTAGTTGGGAGCTAAATATGCAACACCATCTTGTGTAAATTCATTAAATCCACTTGGTGTTTCATAAGATGAACCACCACCATACATTCTTTGGTGAGGTATTAAGTTTCTAACTTCATCAATAGTAATACTACTATCAAAAGTTACTCCAAGACCTTTTTTGTCAGATCCATTTTTGGTCGTAATCAATATAACACCATTTGCACCTCTAGAACCATATATAGCAGTTGCGGCAGCACCTTTTAATACAGACATAGTTTTAATACTAGAAGGGTCTATATCTGACGCAGAGTTACCGTAATCATAGTTGCCTCCACCAAAACCTCTTTCTTGGCTTGAGCTAGAAAAGCTTTGGTTACTTACTGGAACACCGTCAATTACAAATAATGGCTGGTTATTTCCTAAGAATGAGTTTGATCCTCTAATAGTTATTCTAGATGATCCACCTAAAGTAGATGAACTACCTTGGATTTGTACACCTGCAACTTTACCTTGTAAAGAGTTTACAATGTTAACTTCTTTGGCGTTATCAATACTTTCTCCTGTAACTTTTTGAACAGCATAACCAATAGCTTTTTCTTTCTTGCTTATACCAAGTCCAGTAACAATAACTTCTTGAAGGGCTTCAGCATCTTCCTGCATTTGTACGTTAATAACGTTAGAGTTACTAACAGTACGAGAAGTAGGTGTTTGACCTAAATAAGTAAATAAAAGTACTTGCCCGCTAGATGCAGAAATAGTGTATTTCCCATCAAAATCTGTTTGAGTACCTGTAGTTGTTCCTTGTACAAGGATGTTTACGCCTGGCAATGGTATACCATCTTGATCGGTAACTGTACCAGAAATCGTTTTTTGTTGTGCAAAAGTTAAGTGCACAATAAACGCTAAGAGTAGCGTTAAGATTCCTCTTTGTTTTGTTTTCATTTTTTTGAAATTTGAATTAGTCGGTTTCAAAAGTCAAAAAATAATGTTAATTAAAAAAATAATATTCACTTTATTTTAACAAATAGAGTAAATTATTAAAATAACATATGTTTTTTTAGCATGTACAATTGTATTTTTATTATTAATTAAAGATATTTTATAGATAATGTTTGTTATTTAAAAAAGCCTTTGAATTTCTTCAAAGACTTTTTTCGTTACTACTCAAATATTAAAAAATAAAATCATTTAAAAGCTGATATTTACTGGGTAATTTTTTTTATACTCAATGAGTATTTTTTTTTGTCTTTTCTACTAAAAGTTATTTTACCATTAATTAAAATTTCAGCTTTATTGTGAAAAATATATTTATTGCTATGTTTTAATACATTGTACAAATGCATTCCCATATCAATAGTATTTGCTTTTTCTGTTAATGTTTTGCCTTCAACTTTTAAGCTTGTAAAACTGTAAGAGGGTATTGAAAAATTATTTACTTTTTCAATGTTATTCTTATGTGTTACTTTTATGTCATCTATAATAATCCAGTTACCATCTTTTATTTTAAATAAGTTACTTTCAGGGTAATTTATAGATATAATGTTATTGGATTTTTTTATTGTATTATTAGTACAGCTAAAAACCAGTGATAATGTTACTAATGTTATAATAGTTTTTAGTTGTTTTTTTAACATAGCTAAAAGTTGAAAATTACGGAGCTTTTGAGTTTTTATTAACTCCGTAATCATTAATTTTTAATTTCCGTTCCAAGAGTTACTTCCATCAGCAGTTCCTTCTTGGGAACCATTAGATTCACCTCCAAAAGTATATAATTGATCTCCTGTGATTTCTAATTCTGTTCCAGGCACAGGAAACTGTAGAGGAGTTCCAGTTTGTAATAAATCGTGTCTTCTCATAAACATCCATTGAGTACCTATTGTGCTACCTAAGTCTAGTTCTATAGAATATTCATAAAACAATGCTTTTTCAATTTCTTCAGGTGTACCTCCAGTTGTTATGCCACCTTTAGTAAATCTTACAGAATTGTCTAGTATAGTTTTAGCGGCACCTGCACCAGATGCATATAATGTTGCTTCTGCTTTTATGTAGTCTAGTTCTTCTGTGTGAAATATGTCTGTAGATAAACCAGGATCTGTTCCTCTATCATTGTTAGTGAAATACCTACGATGTCTGTAGTTTGTAAATAATTCTCTACCTCTAGACTCTCTTAAGAAGCCAAACGCAGTAACATATTCAAAATATTCATCTAATCTTGGGTCAGAAGAATTTGCAGGTTCAGGTGTTACTGAAGCATCTGTTGGATAATCTTTAGGATATGTTTCATCAAATAATGAAGCAATTTTAATATCAGTAGGCAAATAACCAGCACCATCACTTAAAGTATAAGTAGACCAGTCTTGCATATTGTTAAAAAATTGATAACCGCCATCTGTAGGAGGGTTAAAATCCTCTGTAATCCCTTTGTTAACATATGTAAGTACTTTGTTATAATCCGTTGTACTAGCTTCTGCTTTAGTTCTAGGTAAGTTAATTAATATTTTAGCAGCAAAAGAATTTGCTAGCTTAATAAAAGTAGCATTGTCAATAGTATATGCATTGTGTATTTTTAACGATATACTAGAATCGCTTTGAGCTAAAGAGATAGCAGTATCTAGATTCTGAATGGCAACATCATTAAGTTCTTTGTAAGTCTTAAACTCTAAAGCGGCTAAATCTGTATCAGGATTTACTATATATGCTTTATCAAAAAGTAAAGATATGTAGCCTTGACATAAGCCTTTAACAAAGTATGCTGTTGCTAACATTTCTTGAGTTTTATCTACATCATCAACAATCATAGTATTTCCTTTAAACTCAATTAAGTCAATAACTGTGTTAGCGCTATATATGTAATTGTTTAAAGAAGACCAGTTAGACCCTACGTGTGAGCCTAAATCAGCATTTGTACTACTGTTGTTTATTTGTACTCTAGGTTGATCTGCAAAATTCCAAAAACTTAAATAAGCATTAGTCGTTGTTGTTTGATCAGCCATTAAATTCATATAAATACCTGTAAACCCTATTAAATGTGTAAAGGCATTTGTTGTAGAACCGTCTAGCAAACTTTTAACGTCGTCTGCACTTGCTAGTGCTTGAACTAGATCTGGTTGGTTCGTGTTTTCTACATCTAAATCTTCACAGCTGGTAAAAATTGCGCTGGAAATGATGCATAACGTTATTTTGTATATTAATCTTTTCATTTTTCTCTTTTTTAAAATTTAATCATAAATGTGAAAGAATAATTTCTGAAGTTAGGATAAGCAAATTCATCTAATCTAAAGTTAGTTGGGTTTTGACCTATTGCAACCTCAGGATCCCATCCTGTATAGTTTGTCCATGTAAATAAGTTTCTACCACTTATTCCGAATTTAATACTATCAATGAAATCAATATTCATTTGTTCGCCTGTTAGAGTATAGTCTAATGATATTTCTCTAATTTTTACGAAAGAACCGTCCTCTACAAAGTGATCAGTTGGATCTGATTTGTTGTATATATTTTGAGCGTAATTTTGGTTTTTGCCAGCAGCTCCAAATGTTTGTAAGTCAATATGTCTCTCGTTAAAGTATAAAAGTTGCTTAGTGTAGTTGTATATATCACCACCTTGTTGCCAATCTGTTAATACATATAATCCTAAGTTTTTATATTTAAAAGAAGATGAAAAACCTACATTGAAATCAGGGTTGGTGTCACCTATTTTTGATATTAAATCTGAATTTGAAGCTTCATCGTATAATTTTACAGGAGCTTCGTCTGCTGTACCAATTGCACTTGTTAAAACAACAAAGCCATCACTGTTTACAGAGTAATCACTTACAGTTCCTCCTTGCGTACCATTTAATACTGCTCCAGAATTATCTGTTATTAGTTGATCTGTAGATTTTGCAAAAGTTTGTCCAAACATAGTACCGTATGGTAAATTTTCTTCAACTCTAAAAATGTCAATTGCAGAGTTAGTATTTCTCGTAAATGGAGCAATACCATTTAGGTCAGTTATCTCTTGTGTTCCCTTGTCAAAATTAACTTGGAAATCCCATGAGAAATTTTTGTTCTTAATGATATTACCAGATAAAGACATTTCTATGTATTTGCTAGAAATTTCACCAATATTTTGCCATTGAGTAGAGAAACCTGCAACACCAGATAATGGTACCTGAATCATTGCATCAATAGTTTTTGTGTCTGCATAACTGGTAGAGAAAGAAAATCTGTCTAAGAAATCAATATCCAAACCTACCTCTAATTCTCTAGTTTCTGAAGGTTTTAAAAATGTATTACCTAAAGCACCAGGTACTATTGAGTTTGCATTAACAGTAAATGTTTCGTATTGAGCATTAAATGCAGGAGGTCTTTGACCAGCAGTACCATAAGCAGCTCTTAATTTGAATTCTTCTATTCCGTTAATGTCTAAATCTTGCGATAATCTATATGCTAATGATCCTCTGTAGTACATTTTATTTCTTTCATCGCTACCAAACAAAGAAGATTGATCAAACCTAACTAAACCATTAAGTATTAACTTGTCTTTATAATCCAAATCAACATTGACAAAATAGTTTTTAGCAATTTCTTTTTGGTAATAAGAAGAAACACTTCTATTGTCAATTGGAGTATTTTGTATTGTTTCAACACCTTGAGCTGCTATAAAATCGTAACCAGAAGTGTTTAAACTTTTAAATTGTCTGTTTTCAAACAAGTATTTTAAACTCGCTGCAAAATTCAAATCAGGAGAAAGTTCTGTAAAATAATTTAATTGCATTGACGAAACTAAAGTACTTGTTTTACTTTCGTTTAAAGTTATGCTACCATTGTTAAGTGTAGGACTTGGTGTAGGCGTAATAAATCCTGATTTTACTATTCCCTTGTATGAGTATATGGTTTGATCTAAACTTTGTTGTGCAGAAAAGCTAAAATTATCTGTTATGTCATAATTCAAAGAAGCTCCTAATAACATTCTTTGTCTATCAAACCCATCTCTTCTATTTTGTAACACATAAAGAGGGTTTTGGAAATTAGAACCTTGTACTTCATAACCACTAGGTACGTTAGAGTATTCGCCATCTGCTGTTTTTTCTTGTAAGTCAATAAAAGGCTCTACAACCAGGCCACTATAAAATACATTGGCACCTTGTCCTTGTTCAGTTACATTAATACCTTTTGTTTGTGCTAATGATCCGTTAAATTTAACAGTAACCTTATCAGAGGCTTTAACATCAAAGTTAGCTCTAAAGTTATTTCTTTTGTATGGGTCTAAACCTTCTATAATACCCTTTGTCTCATTTCTTTGGGCAGATAAAAAATAGTTAATATCATTTTTAGATCCACCAATCGAAACAGTATTGGTTTCAAAAGGTTGGTTAGTAAAAATATTATCAACATTGTTTATGTTGTTAGTTAGGTATGGGTTGTCAAAAACCGCATCATCATCTAGCACTCTGTTTCCAGTAGATAAATCAAAACCGAAGTTGCTAGTGTCTGGAGTTGACGGGTCATTATCCCAATCACCCATTCTAACTCCTTGTGAGTCATTTTTATATGGGTGTACAGATGATAAATCGTAATCATTAGCAATTTCAGAGAAGCCATACTCTGTTTTAACAGTTACTTGCATTTTTCCACGCCCTTTTTTAGTGATGATTTGAATAACACCATTACCAGCTAATGAACCATAAAGAGAAGATGCGGCAGCACCTTTAATAACCTCCATAGATTCGATGTTTTCAACAGCTATATCTTTAAGAGATCCATCAGTAATAATTCCATCTACTATAATTAAAGGTGATTGTGACCCAGATATAGATGTAGAACCTCTTAATCTTATTGAAGCATCAGAAGAAGGGTTTCCAGATGGACTAACGATTCTTACACCAGCAACCTTACCTCTTAGGGCATTTGCAGGATCAGCCGCAGGAACATTTTGTAAACTCTCTTCGCTTACCTTACTTAGCGCAAAACCCAGTTTTTTAGTTGATGTACCTCTGGCAACACCAGTAACAACAATTTCATCTAACGCTTCTGCATCTTCTTCCATTTGAACGTTAATGACGTTGTTTGTCCCAATAGCTCTGGTGGTTTCTTTTTGTCCAATGTAGGTGTAGATTAAAACCTGACCAACATTACCCGCTATAGTATACTCGCCATCAAATCCAGTTTGAGTTCCTATTTTAGTTCCTTTAACAAGGATGTTAACTCCTGGTAGAGGTAAACCATCTTGATCGGTTACTGTACCAGAAATCGTTTTTTGTTGTGCAAATGATAAGTGCACAATAAACGCTAATAATAGCGTTAAGATTCCTCTTTTTTTTGTCTTCATTTTTATGAGTTTTGAATTAGTCGATTTCAAAAATCTTAAATTAATGTTAATTAAAAAAATATAATTAGCTTTTTTTTAACATTCAAGCTTAATTTGAGAATTAACAAATGTTAAATAATAGTTAGCAATTGATACTTTGTTTTGCTTTTGTTGATGATATTTGAAGTTGTTTTTTTGTAAATGAATTTGATTTTGTCTAGAGTGTTTCTTGAAAAAAAATAAAATTAATGTGTAACTATTTGAATTTTAATAAATAATTACTACATTTGCCGCCCTTAAAAGAAGGGAAAAAATTTATATACATATAAATATAGTATGCCAACAATTTCACAATTAGTACGAAAAGGAAGGGTCTCAATTACTAAGAAGAGTAAATCGGCTGCTTTGGATTCGTGTCCTCAAAGAAGAGGGGTTTGTACGCGTGTTTACACAACTACTCCAAAGAAACCAAACTCTGCAATGCGTAAAGTTGCAAGGGTTAGGTTAACAAATGGAAAAGAAGTAAATGCTTACATCCCGGGTGAGGGTCACAATTTACAAGAGCACTCGATAGTATTAGTAAGAGGCGGAAGAGTAAAAGATTTACCAGGTGTTAGATATCACATCGTTAGAGGTGCTTTGGATACAGCAGGTGTTGCTGGAAGAACTCAGCGTAGGTCTAAGTATGGAGCTAAACGCCCTAAGAAGTAATTAACTAACACTTTTAAAGAGAAGAAATGAGAAAAAAACAGGCGAAAAAAAGGCCTCTTTTACCGGATCCAAAATTTAATGATCAATTAGTGACGCGTTTCGTTAATATGATGATGTGGGATGGTAAAAAATCTGTAGCCTTTAAGGTGTTCTATGATGCAATTGCAATTGTAGATGAAAAAAATACTGACGAGGAAAAGTCGGCTTTGGAATTATGGAAGGAAGCGTTATCTAATGTTATGCCTCACGTAGAAGTGCGTAGTCGTAGAGTTGGTGGTGCTACATTTCAAATACCAATGCAGATTAGACCAGATCGTAAAATATCTACAGCTATGAAGTGGTTGATTAGTTATTCTCGTAAGAGAAATGAAAAATCAATGGCTCAGAAGTTAGCTGCTGAAATCTTAGCTGCTGCTAAAGAGGAAGGCGCTGCTGTTAAAAAGAGAGTAGATACTCATAAGATGGCTGAAGCAAACAAAGCATTCTCACATTTTAGATTCTAATAGTAATGGGAAGAGATTTAAGATATACAAGGAATATAGGTATTGCAGCTCATATTGATGCTGGTAAAACAACAACAACTGAACGTATTTTATTTTATACGGGTGTTAGTCATAAAATAGGAGAAGTGCATGATGGTGCTGCTACTATGGACTGGATGGAGCAGGAGCAGGAAAGAGGTATTACAATTACTTCTGCTGCAACTACTTGTACTTGGCAGTTTCCAATGGAAAATGCAAAGCCATTGCCAGAGACTAAAGATTATCACTTTAATATTATTGATACTCCGGGCCACGTAGATTTTACTGTTGAGGTAAATAGATCTTTACGTGTTTTAGATGGTTTGGTTTTCTTATTTAGTGCTGTTGATGGTGTTGAGCCTCAGTCAGAAACTAACTGGAGATTAGCTGATAACTATAAGGTTCCGCGTATTGGTTTTGTTAATAAAATGGATCGTCAAGGTTCTAACTTCTTAAAGGTTTGTGGTCAGGTAAAAACAATGTTAGGTTCTAATGCGGTTCCTATTGTATTGCCAATTGGTGATGAGGCTGATTTTAGAGGTATTGTTGATTTAGCAAAGAATAGGGCTATTGTTTGGCATGATGAGAACTTTGGGGCAACTTTTGATGTTGTTGATATTCCTGAAGAGATGAAAGCTGAAGTGAAGCAGTATAGAGCTGCTTTAATAGAGGCTGTGGCTGAATATGATGAGGAGTTAATGGAGAAATTTTTTGAGGATGAAGATTCAATCTCAGAGGAGGAAGTTCATGCTGCTTTAAGAGCTGCTGTTATGGATAGAGCAATTATTCCTATGGTTTGTGGTTCTTCATTTAAAAATAAAGGAGTACAGTTTTTATTAGATGCTGTATGTAGATATTTACCTTCTCCGGTGGATAAGGATGATATTGTGGGTACGGATCCAGATACTGGTGAATCTGTTACGCGTAAGCCGGATGCTAAGGAGCCATTTGCTGCATTAGCGTTTAAAATTGCTACAGATCCTTTTGTTGGTCGTTTAGCCTTTTTTAGAGCTTATTCTGGTCGTTTAGATGCAGGTTCTTATATTTTAAATAATAGATCTGGAAAAAAAGAACGTATTTCTCGTATTTACCAAATGCACTCAAATAAGCAAAATGCTATTGATTATATCGAAGCAGGAGATATTGGTGCGGCTGTAGGATTTAAGGATATTAAGACTGGTGATACTATGTCTGATGAAAAAAATCCTATTGTATTGGAAAGTAT carries:
- a CDS encoding SusD/RagB family nutrient-binding outer membrane lipoprotein — encoded protein: MKKNKIFTLLLSATMFCACDNGLEELNVDPNNAVIVSPSTLLTTAEYTFYNSMAGTGVNAGWGMLMTQQWAENEYTEDSRYNQTITAFDGTWSTMYVSILKELNSAKELVELQDVSDNIKTNRKNILDVMSSQVFTFLSDGFGAVPYTEAINSEFNLPSYDSQENVYLGILETLEQASNSFDTSSPSFTSGDVVYNGNVDSWIKLTNSLMLKYAIRLSDVDLATATQYATAAASNLISSNVENALFTFDAAPDRSNPLWRNVNINNRDDYAVSEYLVTTLTDLGDPRLEVYAKPASSGSIVGMPYGLSDNDATVLKPTTSRPSDLVRAATAPHVIMSYAEVQFLLAEAYQRGILTGDAEAAYNNAVTASMNYWGIDDSAAISDYLTNNPYDAANWKESIGVQKWVALYAKGFEAWNEWRRLDYPQLTAPEAAFISTIPVRMPYPLSETTSNAASLEAVTSTPGDMTTKVWWDVN
- a CDS encoding SusC/RagA family TonB-linked outer membrane protein, with the translated sequence MKTKQRGILTLLLAFIVHLTFAQQKTISGTVTDQDGIPLPGVNILVQGTTTGTQTDFDGKYTISASSGQVLLFTYLGQTPTSRTVSNSNVINVQMQEDAEALQEVIVTGLGISKKEKAIGYAVQKVTGESIDNAKEVNIVNSLQGKVAGVQIQGSSSTLGGSSRITIRGSNSFLGNNQPLFVIDGVPVSNQSFSSSSQERGFGGGNYDYGNSASDIDPSSIKTMSVLKGAAATAIYGSRGANGVILITTKNGSDKKGLGVTFDSSITIDEVRNLIPHQRMYGGGSSYETPSGFNEFTQDGVAYLAPNYGKDGSWGPKFDPNVNVRHWDSWDPGASNYKETRPWVAPDNTYDSFFNTGVTLMNSVSLSGANEKGSFRLGYSNVDQTGTTPNGALQRNTVNLNTTYNLTEKLKAGVTMSYIKTEAQNRNITGYSNGNPLQGFNQWWQTQLDVERIKNQQNTTEGNQYTWNPKGIVTDASGNLTSFDPTPNYFDNPSWVRNNFMQEDTRNRVFGNANFSYAITDNLSLSSQFGTDISQFSLMEGIPFRSVDPSKYVETERKFQENNFEVRLNYQKDFSEDFTFSGILGANRMRQFTKRITAATSGGLVVDRFYNISNSSAAANTDTYEANKGINSIFGSTSFGFKDMLFLDLSARNDWSSTLPKKNNSYFYPAASISFALSELDFIKGSNVVNFVKLRASIAQAGNDADPYRLSDVYSPLTPNFGSFPMYTVPNSQQNPDLVNELTTETEFGILVKLFNSRLSIDASYYDRLTEDQIFNVPTSSSTGYSSKLLNAGSMKNSGFEFQINGTPIQTENFRWDIGLNLTQQKNEVVELLKDENGETLVESINMGGTWAADLRIQEGKPYMAMYGQDYIYDDNGNKVVGDDGAYLFTDDRVYLGSAIADWVGGVSTSFTYKNFTLSGLIDFQEGGIIHSTSLQWAKYSGMHPETVAFNGESDTRANGMVLPGVTSTGAVNTTRIDPQTYYQTYWNRAAPNVYDASFIKFRDVRLSYSLPAKVLKDLPFTSVNLSVFGRNLAIISADVPYIDPQVITGSGNVQGLENAQVPPTRSFGVNLSAKF
- a CDS encoding RagB/SusD family nutrient uptake outer membrane protein, whose amino-acid sequence is MKRLIYKITLCIISSAIFTSCEDLDVENTNQPDLVQALASADDVKSLLDGSTTNAFTHLIGFTGIYMNLMADQTTTTNAYLSFWNFADQPRVQINNSSTNADLGSHVGSNWSSLNNYIYSANTVIDLIEFKGNTMIVDDVDKTQEMLATAYFVKGLCQGYISLLFDKAYIVNPDTDLAALEFKTYKELNDVAIQNLDTAISLAQSDSSISLKIHNAYTIDNATFIKLANSFAAKILINLPRTKAEASTTDYNKVLTYVNKGITEDFNPPTDGGYQFFNNMQDWSTYTLSDGAGYLPTDIKIASLFDETYPKDYPTDASVTPEPANSSDPRLDEYFEYVTAFGFLRESRGRELFTNYRHRRYFTNNDRGTDPGLSTDIFHTEELDYIKAEATLYASGAGAAKTILDNSVRFTKGGITTGGTPEEIEKALFYEYSIELDLGSTIGTQWMFMRRHDLLQTGTPLQFPVPGTELEITGDQLYTFGGESNGSQEGTADGSNSWNGN
- a CDS encoding SusC/RagA family TonB-linked outer membrane protein, with protein sequence MKTKKRGILTLLLAFIVHLSFAQQKTISGTVTDQDGLPLPGVNILVKGTKIGTQTGFDGEYTIAGNVGQVLIYTYIGQKETTRAIGTNNVINVQMEEDAEALDEIVVTGVARGTSTKKLGFALSKVSEESLQNVPAADPANALRGKVAGVRIVSPSGNPSSDASIRLRGSTSISGSQSPLIIVDGIITDGSLKDIAVENIESMEVIKGAAASSLYGSLAGNGVIQIITKKGRGKMQVTVKTEYGFSEIANDYDLSSVHPYKNDSQGVRMGDWDNDPSTPDTSNFGFDLSTGNRVLDDDAVFDNPYLTNNINNVDNIFTNQPFETNTVSIGGSKNDINYFLSAQRNETKGIIEGLDPYKRNNFRANFDVKASDKVTVKFNGSLAQTKGINVTEQGQGANVFYSGLVVEPFIDLQEKTADGEYSNVPSGYEVQGSNFQNPLYVLQNRRDGFDRQRMLLGASLNYDITDNFSFSAQQSLDQTIYSYKGIVKSGFITPTPSPTLNNGSITLNESKTSTLVSSMQLNYFTELSPDLNFAASLKYLFENRQFKSLNTSGYDFIAAQGVETIQNTPIDNRSVSSYYQKEIAKNYFVNVDLDYKDKLILNGLVRFDQSSLFGSDERNKMYYRGSLAYRLSQDLDINGIEEFKLRAAYGTAGQRPPAFNAQYETFTVNANSIVPGALGNTFLKPSETRELEVGLDIDFLDRFSFSTSYADTKTIDAMIQVPLSGVAGFSTQWQNIGEISSKYIEMSLSGNIIKNKNFSWDFQVNFDKGTQEITDLNGIAPFTRNTNSAIDIFRVEENLPYGTMFGQTFAKSTDQLITDNSGAVLNGTQGGTVSDYSVNSDGFVVLTSAIGTADEAPVKLYDEASNSDLISKIGDTNPDFNVGFSSSFKYKNLGLYVLTDWQQGGDIYNYTKQLLYFNERHIDLQTFGAAGKNQNYAQNIYNKSDPTDHFVEDGSFVKIREISLDYTLTGEQMNIDFIDSIKFGISGRNLFTWTNYTGWDPEVAIGQNPTNFRLDEFAYPNFRNYSFTFMIKF
- the rpsL gene encoding 30S ribosomal protein S12; amino-acid sequence: MPTISQLVRKGRVSITKKSKSAALDSCPQRRGVCTRVYTTTPKKPNSAMRKVARVRLTNGKEVNAYIPGEGHNLQEHSIVLVRGGRVKDLPGVRYHIVRGALDTAGVAGRTQRRSKYGAKRPKK
- the rpsG gene encoding 30S ribosomal protein S7 yields the protein MRKKQAKKRPLLPDPKFNDQLVTRFVNMMMWDGKKSVAFKVFYDAIAIVDEKNTDEEKSALELWKEALSNVMPHVEVRSRRVGGATFQIPMQIRPDRKISTAMKWLISYSRKRNEKSMAQKLAAEILAAAKEEGAAVKKRVDTHKMAEANKAFSHFRF